In one window of bacterium DNA:
- a CDS encoding type II secretion system protein, which yields MSKKIYSKKGFTLVETLVAISILLMAVVAPLTILAKNISAAFDAKNKVTALYLAEDAIDFVKYKIATKFNAGDPGWLDWPPANPSCPGDGDGGGPYCRVDSFADEIISCAGSDCVLLFDSTTGVYGYVSGSASKFTRTVTVANASQDPNPNTPSSDEVVITATVLWQDHGVDKKTTISEHAFAWR from the coding sequence ATGAGTAAAAAGATTTACAGCAAAAAAGGATTTACTCTTGTGGAAACACTTGTTGCGATATCGATTTTGTTAATGGCTGTGGTTGCTCCACTTACCATCCTCGCTAAAAACATAAGTGCGGCATTTGATGCAAAAAACAAAGTTACTGCGCTGTATCTCGCGGAAGACGCGATTGATTTTGTAAAATACAAAATTGCGACAAAGTTCAATGCGGGCGATCCGGGTTGGCTTGATTGGCCCCCTGCAAATCCATCGTGTCCCGGTGACGGTGATGGGGGAGGGCCATATTGCAGAGTTGATTCTTTCGCCGACGAAATAATTTCGTGCGCTGGTTCGGATTGTGTTCTTTTATTTGATTCCACGACAGGGGTATATGGGTACGTTTCTGGTTCGGCATCCAAGTTCACAAGAACCGTCACTGTTGCAAACGCTTCGCAAGACCCTAATCCAAATACGCCGTCCTCTGATGAGGTTGTTATAACCGCAACAGTTTTGTGGCAAGATCATGGAGTGGATAAAAAAACCACTATATCAGAACATGCATTTGCGTGGAGATAG
- the ligA gene encoding NAD-dependent DNA ligase LigA yields MVLLGNTNPRASLGTLNKARERAEKLRVTIDRHRYLYHVLDKPDITDEAYDSLMEELRVIEEKFPNLQTPDSPTQRVGGEPRTLFKKVTHEMRQWSYDDVFSHDGLLKWETRAKRFIDNHPELSREKLAYCTELKIDGLKIILTYKNGLLVRGATRGNGVVGEDVTHNLKTIQSIPLTLNKKINIIVVGEAWMKKSELARINKEREQHGGQLFANTRNAAAGSIRQLDPKIAASRRLNSFIYDIDKIEGFPMPKTQEGELKLLQELGFKVNPHHDVSQNVADIENFYQKWIDKKDKEEYGIDGIVIKINSRVIQEVLGYTGKSPRWGVAYKFPAEQVTTVVESIVLQVGRTGVLTPVAHLHPVLVAGSVVSRATLHNEDEIKRLDVRVGDTVVLQKAGDVIPDIVSVIKELRTGNEKPYVFPKTVPDCGGPIERISGQAAYRCINKNSFAQKRRKFYHFVSKHAFDIPGMGPKIIDALLDSNLIASYDDIFTLKKGDLLALPRFGEKSVDNLLVAIEKAHTVELSRFIVALSIEHVGEETAEDLAEAFKNIETIEHVKKEALEHIPGVGGIVTDSVYHWFRDEQNKKLLKRLLREVTIRPVKFIPGVAKPLAGKTFVLTGTLTAMSRDEAKKKIKLLGGHVVGSVSGSTDFLVAGENPGSKYDNAKRLGVPILSENEFLEMFAP; encoded by the coding sequence ATGGTCTTACTAGGTAACACAAATCCAAGGGCATCCCTTGGAACATTGAATAAAGCGCGAGAGCGCGCGGAGAAATTGCGCGTGACCATCGACCGACATCGCTACCTCTATCACGTACTCGACAAGCCCGACATAACCGATGAAGCATACGATTCGCTTATGGAGGAGCTTCGTGTCATAGAGGAGAAATTCCCCAACCTACAGACTCCCGACAGTCCCACACAAAGGGTTGGCGGAGAGCCACGCACATTGTTTAAAAAAGTTACCCATGAAATGCGCCAGTGGTCGTATGACGACGTGTTTAGCCACGACGGTCTGCTTAAGTGGGAAACGCGTGCGAAACGTTTTATCGATAACCACCCGGAACTTTCTCGTGAAAAACTAGCATATTGTACGGAATTGAAAATCGACGGTCTCAAGATTATCCTTACTTATAAAAATGGTCTCTTGGTGCGAGGGGCGACACGCGGGAATGGGGTGGTCGGTGAAGATGTCACACACAATCTTAAAACGATCCAAAGTATTCCTCTTACTCTTAATAAAAAAATTAATATAATTGTTGTTGGTGAAGCGTGGATGAAAAAAAGTGAACTTGCGCGTATCAATAAAGAACGTGAACAGCACGGGGGGCAATTGTTTGCGAACACACGCAACGCCGCCGCGGGATCTATTCGTCAACTTGATCCGAAAATTGCCGCATCCCGCAGGCTCAATTCTTTTATATATGACATTGATAAAATCGAAGGTTTCCCTATGCCAAAAACACAAGAAGGCGAACTCAAGCTTCTCCAAGAACTTGGTTTCAAGGTAAATCCACACCACGATGTTTCTCAAAATGTTGCCGACATCGAGAATTTTTATCAGAAATGGATCGATAAAAAAGATAAAGAAGAATATGGTATTGACGGTATTGTTATTAAAATCAATTCTCGCGTGATTCAAGAAGTACTTGGGTATACCGGGAAATCTCCACGGTGGGGCGTTGCGTATAAATTCCCCGCGGAGCAAGTAACGACCGTTGTTGAAAGTATTGTGCTCCAAGTGGGGAGAACAGGTGTGCTCACTCCTGTTGCACATCTGCACCCGGTTCTTGTTGCAGGCTCTGTGGTGTCGCGTGCCACACTTCATAACGAAGACGAGATCAAGCGTCTTGATGTGCGCGTAGGAGATACTGTGGTGCTTCAGAAGGCGGGGGACGTGATTCCGGACATTGTTTCTGTTATCAAAGAATTAAGGACTGGCAACGAAAAGCCGTATGTATTTCCTAAAACTGTTCCTGATTGCGGAGGTCCGATCGAACGCATCTCTGGACAAGCAGCATATCGGTGCATAAATAAAAACTCATTTGCGCAAAAGCGCAGAAAGTTTTACCATTTTGTGTCAAAGCACGCTTTTGATATTCCCGGGATGGGGCCGAAAATCATTGACGCGCTTCTCGACAGCAATCTCATTGCGTCCTATGATGATATTTTTACACTTAAGAAGGGGGATCTTCTTGCTTTACCACGATTTGGGGAAAAATCTGTGGACAATCTTCTTGTGGCAATAGAAAAAGCACATACCGTAGAGCTTTCAAGATTTATCGTCGCACTTTCAATTGAACACGTTGGGGAGGAAACAGCAGAAGATCTTGCAGAAGCGTTTAAAAATATCGAAACAATTGAGCATGTAAAAAAAGAAGCCCTCGAGCATATTCCCGGCGTTGGTGGCATTGTCACAGATTCTGTTTATCACTGGTTCCGTGATGAACAAAATAAAAAACTTTTGAAACGTCTTCTTCGTGAAGTAACCATTAGACCCGTAAAATTTATACCAGGTGTTGCAAAACCACTTGCAGGGAAAACATTCGTACTTACTGGAACTTTGACTGCTATGTCGCGTGATGAAGCAAAGAAAAAAATAAAATTGCTTGGTGGACATGTGGTTGGTTCAGTATCGGGAAGTACCGATTTTCTGGTTGCGGGAGAAAATCCTGGGTCAAAATACGACAATGCCAAACGTCTCGGCGTTCCCATTCTCTCGGAAAACGAATTTCTCGAAATGTTTGCCCCGTGA
- the gatC gene encoding Asp-tRNA(Asn)/Glu-tRNA(Gln) amidotransferase subunit GatC: protein MIEKKDIEKLATLCRIEVSEEERDILCKDMESILDYVSQIKGAVSEVPLKEGGELRNVMRGDNDPHPKGMYTKEIMDEVPDTENGYVKVKQIL from the coding sequence ATGATTGAGAAAAAAGACATCGAAAAACTCGCAACACTCTGCCGAATCGAGGTCTCGGAAGAAGAAAGGGATATTTTGTGCAAGGATATGGAATCTATTCTTGATTATGTTTCCCAGATCAAGGGAGCAGTTTCCGAAGTGCCACTCAAGGAAGGGGGCGAATTGAGGAATGTGATGAGAGGGGACAATGATCCACACCCCAAGGGAATGTACACAAAAGAAATTATGGATGAAGTTCCCGATACAGAAAATGGGTATGTGAAGGTTAAGCAGATTCTCTAA
- the gatA gene encoding Asp-tRNA(Asn)/Glu-tRNA(Gln) amidotransferase subunit GatA has product MDLKTLTIKKAHEHLAQGDFSAMELSEAYLKNIEAHNKNINAYLEVFNDIEEQAKESQKIIESKKGGIFTGIPIAVKDNILIKGKRASSASKILEGYTATYDATVIKKLKADGAVFLGRTNMDEFAMGGSTENSAFGATKNPLDISRVPGGSSGGSAAAVAMDGALVALGSDTGGSIRQPASFCGLVGLKPTYGAVSRYGLMAMASSLDQIGPFGKTVEDAEILFNVIGGHDPMDSTSSPREARNNTDITQNDPGKKITIGIPKDIVDSPGIDSAVLKNFNETITKLKNVGYLIKEITLPHMHYALSVYYIIMPAEASTNLARFDGVRYGLSQKGATPFEDYAKTRGEGFGREVRRRILLGTYVLSSGYYDAYYNKAWSLRSLMGKDFEQAFKDVDVIATPTTPTPAFKIGEKSNDPLAMYLADVFTVPANLIGIPALSVPSGYDDRDGKKLPLGLQLMAPHFEEALLFKIGKDVFGSSAS; this is encoded by the coding sequence ATTGATCTCAAAACACTCACCATAAAAAAAGCTCATGAACACCTTGCACAGGGCGATTTTTCTGCCATGGAACTTTCCGAAGCGTATCTTAAAAATATTGAAGCGCACAACAAAAATATCAATGCATATCTTGAAGTATTTAATGACATAGAAGAACAAGCCAAAGAATCACAAAAAATTATAGAATCAAAGAAAGGCGGAATATTTACGGGCATTCCCATCGCAGTGAAGGACAACATTTTAATAAAAGGAAAACGAGCAAGTTCCGCGTCAAAAATTCTTGAAGGATATACAGCAACTTATGATGCAACGGTAATTAAAAAATTGAAAGCGGATGGCGCGGTGTTTTTAGGAAGAACGAATATGGATGAGTTTGCCATGGGGGGATCGACCGAAAATTCTGCCTTTGGGGCAACAAAGAACCCCCTTGATATTTCTAGGGTTCCCGGCGGTTCTTCGGGCGGCTCTGCCGCCGCCGTTGCGATGGATGGCGCACTTGTAGCACTTGGTTCGGATACAGGGGGATCTATCAGACAACCCGCCTCATTTTGTGGGCTTGTCGGGCTTAAACCAACCTACGGTGCAGTTTCAAGATATGGCCTTATGGCAATGGCATCGTCGCTCGACCAAATCGGACCATTCGGAAAAACCGTTGAAGACGCGGAAATTTTGTTCAATGTGATCGGGGGGCATGATCCGATGGACAGCACTTCTTCGCCTCGCGAGGCACGGAACAACACGGACATAACACAGAATGATCCAGGGAAAAAAATAACGATTGGAATTCCCAAAGACATTGTCGATTCACCAGGAATAGATTCGGCAGTGCTCAAAAATTTTAATGAAACAATCACAAAACTTAAGAACGTAGGATATTTGATTAAGGAAATTACACTGCCACACATGCACTACGCGCTATCGGTGTATTACATCATCATGCCTGCGGAAGCCTCCACCAACCTCGCGCGTTTTGATGGTGTGCGCTATGGTTTATCACAAAAAGGAGCAACACCGTTTGAGGATTATGCAAAAACCCGAGGAGAAGGGTTTGGAAGAGAAGTGCGTCGCCGAATACTTTTGGGAACCTATGTTCTCTCATCAGGATATTACGATGCATATTACAATAAAGCATGGAGTCTTCGTTCTTTAATGGGTAAGGATTTTGAACAGGCCTTTAAAGATGTCGATGTTATTGCAACGCCAACAACTCCTACGCCTGCATTTAAGATTGGGGAGAAAAGTAATGACCCACTTGCCATGTATCTCGCGGATGTTTTCACGGTTCCCGCGAACCTCATTGGTATTCCAGCACTATCAGTGCCTTCGGGATATGATGATCGCGATGGGAAAAAACTTCCCTTGGGACTGCAGCTCATGGCGCCTCATTTCGAAGAAGCATTACTATTCAAGATAGGGAAGGATGTTTTTGGATCTTCGGCATCATAA
- a CDS encoding glycosyltransferase yields MIEVSQIIPYIFLFAALYFQIFLLLTFFENREMIGKRVSRTSTHYPSVAVLVPCYNEEKTVAGTVESLFSLDYPKDKLHIVIIDDGSTDSTFEVMKTFEYHPQVTLLQKENGGKYTALNLGLSLTNTELVGCLDADSFVASNALIEIVKCFDDATIMAVMPAIKIWNPKTVLERMQKAEYDMGIFVRKMFGIMNTIQVTPGAFSLFRKRVFDELGGFKEAHNTEDMEIALRMQSNHYRIENAHMAHVYTVAPNTIRALYNQRIRWTYGFLKNVLDYRFMLFNKKYGHLGILTLPFAIASIIGAVYMAGFVVINFANYMLEKIVKFQTVGFQWDGIGVDWFFLNTQSLPILIIFTLVTTLLILVNGKKLSGGTMKPSRDILYFLLLYGLMAPMWLTKALYNSALSKKSSWK; encoded by the coding sequence ATGATCGAAGTAAGTCAAATCATACCCTATATATTTCTTTTTGCGGCGCTCTATTTTCAGATTTTTCTTCTGCTTACGTTTTTTGAAAATAGGGAAATGATCGGGAAACGAGTCTCGCGCACAAGCACACACTACCCATCAGTTGCCGTTCTTGTCCCTTGCTATAACGAGGAAAAAACAGTTGCAGGAACTGTCGAGTCCCTTTTCTCGCTTGATTACCCCAAAGACAAGTTGCATATCGTTATTATTGATGACGGAAGTACAGACAGTACCTTTGAGGTAATGAAAACATTCGAATACCACCCGCAGGTAACCCTTCTTCAAAAAGAAAACGGCGGAAAATATACCGCACTTAATTTAGGTCTTTCACTCACAAACACAGAACTTGTGGGGTGTCTTGATGCCGATTCTTTTGTCGCATCCAATGCACTTATCGAAATTGTGAAATGTTTTGATGATGCAACCATAATGGCGGTAATGCCTGCAATTAAAATTTGGAACCCTAAAACTGTACTTGAGCGCATGCAAAAAGCTGAATATGATATGGGCATATTTGTACGTAAAATGTTCGGCATTATGAATACCATCCAAGTAACTCCAGGGGCATTTTCCCTGTTCAGAAAAAGAGTTTTTGATGAGCTCGGAGGATTTAAGGAAGCGCACAATACTGAAGATATGGAGATTGCGCTTCGCATGCAAAGCAATCATTACCGTATAGAAAACGCGCATATGGCACATGTGTATACTGTTGCGCCAAACACGATACGAGCGCTCTACAATCAACGCATTCGTTGGACATATGGATTTCTCAAAAATGTTTTAGACTATCGTTTTATGCTATTTAATAAAAAATATGGGCATCTCGGAATACTCACCCTCCCGTTCGCAATCGCATCAATCATAGGCGCCGTCTATATGGCGGGATTTGTTGTTATAAACTTCGCTAACTATATGTTAGAAAAAATTGTAAAATTTCAAACAGTCGGATTTCAATGGGATGGAATAGGTGTTGATTGGTTTTTCCTTAACACGCAGTCACTTCCCATTCTCATTATTTTCACCCTCGTCACCACATTACTTATTCTTGTTAACGGGAAAAAGCTTTCTGGGGGCACCATGAAGCCATCACGCGATATCTTATATTTCCTTTTGTTGTACGGACTCATGGCGCCCATGTGGCTCACGAAAGCTCTCTACAACAGCGCGCTCTCAAAAAAAAGCTCTTGGAAATAA
- a CDS encoding PCRF domain-containing protein: MDKTKERIAELEQHMALPDFWKNKDKAQALIRELQELREILLGVGKYDKGNAIITIFSGAGGDDAEDFSHMLYEMYSKYFEKKGWGSYLIHKNENDHGGYRNITIEVEGKGAYGTLKNESGVHRLVRISPFSSKKLRHTSFSMVEVIPKFDKEADLEIPSQDIRVEFARSSGPGGQNVNKRETAVRIVHIPTKLAVHVESERSQAQNRERGMGILRGKLYKRMKEEREAKEKSMYISKTTDIEWGNQIRSYVLHPYKMIKDHRTNAETSNVTGVLKDGNIDIFIEAEKNL, encoded by the coding sequence ATGGATAAAACCAAGGAACGAATTGCGGAACTTGAACAACACATGGCACTTCCTGATTTCTGGAAAAATAAGGACAAAGCCCAAGCACTTATAAGAGAGCTTCAAGAGCTTCGCGAAATACTTCTGGGAGTAGGGAAGTATGATAAAGGAAATGCAATCATAACAATTTTTTCCGGGGCGGGGGGTGACGACGCGGAAGATTTTTCGCATATGTTGTATGAAATGTATAGTAAGTATTTTGAAAAAAAAGGATGGGGGTCGTACCTTATTCATAAAAATGAGAATGATCATGGGGGGTATCGTAACATTACTATCGAAGTCGAAGGCAAGGGCGCGTATGGAACTCTTAAGAACGAGTCGGGGGTGCATCGTTTGGTAAGAATATCACCCTTTAGCTCAAAAAAATTGCGACACACTTCGTTTTCAATGGTCGAAGTGATTCCAAAGTTCGATAAGGAGGCAGATTTAGAAATTCCATCCCAGGATATCAGGGTTGAATTTGCACGATCATCAGGGCCTGGCGGGCAGAATGTGAATAAGCGCGAGACGGCGGTGCGCATTGTACATATACCGACAAAACTTGCAGTCCACGTGGAATCGGAACGTTCGCAGGCGCAAAATCGCGAGCGGGGGATGGGTATTCTTCGTGGGAAATTATATAAAAGAATGAAAGAAGAACGCGAAGCGAAAGAAAAATCAATGTATATAAGCAAAACAACGGATATTGAATGGGGAAATCAGATCAGGTCGTACGTTCTGCATCCTTACAAGATGATCAAGGATCATCGTACAAACGCAGAGACGAGCAATGTGACAGGAGTGCTTAAGGATGGCAACATCGACATTTTTATCGAAGCGGAAAAGAATTTGTAA
- a CDS encoding ATP-binding cassette domain-containing protein — MIYFDKVSKIYHNKARTIALEDVTFSVELGEFVSVVGHSGSGKTTLLKMLLAEEKPTSGTVSFESIDVHSLGNGAVSRFRRKIGVVFQDFKLLPQKTTYENIAFAMEAAGRTDEEIASDVPHALELVDLSSKILNFPHELSGGERQRVAIARAIINQPDVIIADEPTGNLDPINTYDIVQILKKINDLGTTVILTTHNKGVIDALGKRVITMEKGKIARDDKQGKYVL; from the coding sequence ATGATTTACTTCGACAAAGTTTCAAAGATATACCACAATAAAGCACGAACCATAGCTCTTGAGGATGTGACGTTTTCTGTTGAACTGGGAGAGTTTGTATCGGTCGTGGGGCATTCAGGGTCTGGCAAGACCACGCTTCTCAAAATGCTTCTGGCGGAAGAAAAACCGACATCAGGTACTGTTTCTTTTGAGTCCATCGATGTTCATTCGCTCGGGAATGGTGCAGTTTCAAGATTCAGAAGAAAAATTGGTGTGGTGTTTCAGGATTTTAAACTGCTTCCCCAAAAGACAACCTATGAAAACATTGCGTTTGCGATGGAGGCGGCCGGACGAACCGACGAAGAAATTGCTTCCGATGTTCCGCATGCTCTCGAACTCGTCGACCTTTCGTCAAAAATACTCAATTTTCCCCACGAACTTTCCGGAGGAGAGCGACAGAGAGTTGCTATCGCGCGTGCGATTATCAATCAACCCGATGTAATCATTGCCGATGAGCCCACGGGGAACTTAGACCCTATTAATACCTATGACATTGTTCAGATACTAAAGAAGATTAATGATCTTGGAACAACGGTGATTCTTACGACGCACAATAAGGGTGTCATCGATGCGTTGGGGAAGCGTGTTATTACGATGGAGAAAGGCAAGATTGCGCGGGATGATAAACAGGGGAAGTACGTTTTATAA
- a CDS encoding permease-like cell division protein FtsX, whose translation MFWTNTKRIFRSGLLNFWRHGIVSLSSILVMVVALSMIGSTILLSAYLHSTLKEIQDKIDINVYFHTDTTEEGVLKFKQSLENLPEVFSVSYVSKEQALADFKMRHENDELTLQALSELSDNPLRPVLNVKAKETSQYENIAKFLDVQSPLSEGGTAVVEKVNYNDNKNVIDKLTKIIAGVQKLGLIGTVVLIIISILITFNTIRLAIYTAREEIGVMRLVGADNRYIRGPFIVEGILYGVASAVITLSIFYPLTLWIKNNTVSFYGGIDLFQYYVANFWQILSIILASGVALGVIASFFAVRRYLNI comes from the coding sequence ATGTTCTGGACAAACACTAAACGCATATTTAGATCGGGGTTACTAAATTTTTGGAGACATGGGATTGTATCCCTTTCTTCAATTTTAGTGATGGTAGTCGCACTCTCCATGATCGGCTCAACTATTTTATTGAGTGCGTATCTTCATTCGACACTAAAAGAAATACAAGACAAAATTGACATCAATGTATACTTTCATACAGACACTACCGAAGAAGGGGTATTGAAGTTCAAGCAATCTCTCGAAAATCTACCAGAAGTCTTCTCGGTGTCGTATGTTTCAAAAGAACAAGCACTGGCGGATTTCAAGATGCGCCATGAAAATGACGAGCTCACTCTTCAAGCACTCAGTGAGTTGAGTGATAATCCACTTCGCCCCGTCCTTAACGTGAAAGCAAAAGAGACTTCCCAATATGAAAATATTGCGAAATTCCTTGACGTACAGAGTCCGCTTTCGGAAGGGGGGACTGCTGTAGTTGAAAAGGTTAATTACAATGACAACAAGAATGTAATCGATAAGCTCACAAAGATTATTGCAGGTGTTCAAAAACTTGGTCTCATTGGAACAGTGGTTCTTATTATTATTTCGATTCTTATCACATTCAACACAATCCGACTTGCCATTTACACCGCACGCGAGGAAATCGGCGTGATGCGTCTTGTGGGTGCGGACAATCGCTATATCCGCGGACCGTTCATTGTTGAAGGAATTCTTTACGGGGTTGCTTCGGCGGTGATTACGTTGAGTATTTTTTACCCCTTGACGCTCTGGATTAAAAACAATACCGTATCGTTTTATGGTGGCATCGATCTCTTCCAATATTATGTGGCGAATTTCTGGCAAATTTTAAGCATCATTCTTGCTTCTGGAGTCGCACTGGGCGTGATTGCTAGTTTTTTTGCAGTGAGGAGGTATTTGAACATTTAA
- a CDS encoding CTP synthase has product MSKARRRKYIFVVGGVISGVGKGVTVSSIGKILQSRGLTVTAIKIDPYVNVDAGTMNPTEHGEVFVLEDGDETDQDMGNYERFLGTTLTRVNYMTTGRVYQDVIRKERNLEYGGKCVQVVPHIPLEVITRIKKATEKANADVTVIEIGGTAGEYENILFLEAIRLLRTEKPNDVLTVMVSYLPIPSKVGEMKTKPTQHAVRALNTAGIQPDIIIARSQTPLDERRKEKIATFCNVRADDVISAPDVESIYEVPLNFERDELGKNILRKLGLHPRKKDLHTWRRFVSKIKSAKKEVSIAVVGKYFDTGDFVLSDSYLSVIEAIKYSAYHLGRKPVLHWLNSVDFEKNPRKLKELSKYDGVLVPGGFGSRGIEGKIKVIEYVRKHKIPYLGLCYGMQLLVIEYARNVLGLKGAHTTEVDVKTKYPVIDIMPDQKKKLADKDYGGSMRLGAYPAHIAKGTVAREAYKKEMVSERHRHRYEVSPEYIEKLEKRGLVFSGKSPNGVLMEIAELPKKKHPFFLATQFHPEFLAHPLNPHPLFSAFIKAAMKK; this is encoded by the coding sequence ATGAGCAAAGCAAGGCGACGCAAATATATCTTCGTAGTTGGGGGCGTAATATCCGGAGTGGGGAAAGGAGTTACCGTCTCATCAATAGGAAAAATATTGCAATCGCGGGGCTTAACAGTCACCGCGATTAAAATAGACCCGTATGTAAATGTGGATGCGGGGACTATGAACCCGACAGAACACGGAGAAGTATTTGTGCTTGAAGATGGCGATGAAACTGACCAGGACATGGGGAATTATGAACGCTTTCTTGGAACAACACTTACTCGTGTGAACTATATGACCACGGGTCGGGTGTATCAGGACGTAATTCGCAAAGAGCGCAATCTTGAATATGGCGGCAAATGCGTGCAAGTGGTGCCGCATATTCCTCTCGAAGTTATTACGCGTATCAAAAAAGCAACCGAGAAAGCAAATGCCGATGTGACGGTGATTGAAATTGGCGGCACGGCGGGCGAGTACGAGAACATTCTCTTCCTTGAAGCTATCAGACTTTTGCGTACCGAAAAACCAAACGACGTTTTGACGGTGATGGTAAGTTACTTGCCCATTCCGTCAAAGGTGGGCGAGATGAAGACAAAACCAACGCAACATGCAGTGCGCGCACTCAACACTGCCGGTATCCAGCCCGACATTATTATTGCTCGAAGCCAGACTCCGCTTGATGAACGTCGCAAGGAAAAGATTGCCACATTTTGCAATGTACGTGCCGATGATGTAATCTCTGCGCCTGACGTCGAAAGTATTTATGAAGTACCATTAAATTTTGAGCGGGATGAATTGGGTAAAAATATTTTGAGAAAATTGGGACTTCATCCGCGAAAAAAAGATTTGCATACATGGCGGAGATTTGTGTCAAAAATTAAGTCTGCAAAAAAGGAAGTGAGTATTGCGGTGGTCGGAAAATATTTTGATACAGGAGATTTTGTTCTTTCTGATTCTTACCTTTCTGTCATTGAGGCGATCAAGTATTCCGCATATCACCTCGGACGAAAGCCGGTTTTGCATTGGCTCAACTCGGTTGATTTTGAAAAGAATCCACGCAAATTGAAAGAGCTTTCAAAATATGACGGGGTTCTTGTGCCCGGGGGATTCGGTTCGCGGGGAATTGAAGGGAAAATAAAAGTAATCGAATATGTGCGTAAGCACAAAATCCCGTATCTTGGTCTCTGCTACGGTATGCAACTTTTGGTGATCGAGTACGCGCGCAATGTCTTGGGTTTGAAAGGTGCTCACACGACGGAAGTTGATGTGAAGACAAAATATCCTGTGATCGACATTATGCCCGATCAGAAAAAGAAACTTGCAGACAAAGATTATGGAGGAAGTATGCGTCTCGGCGCATATCCGGCGCATATCGCCAAGGGAACCGTGGCACGTGAAGCGTATAAAAAAGAAATGGTTTCCGAGCGTCATCGCCATCGCTATGAAGTGAGTCCTGAATATATTGAAAAGCTTGAAAAGAGGGGCCTCGTGTTCTCCGGTAAATCTCCCAATGGTGTTTTAATGGAGATCGCAGAACTTCCCAAAAAGAAACATCCGTTTTTCTTGGCTACGCAATTCCATCCTGAATTCTTGGCGCATCCACTCAATCCTCACCCACTTTTTTCTGCGTTTATTAAGGCGGCGATGAAAAAATAG
- a CDS encoding histidine phosphatase family protein, translating to MQLYLMRHGETTSNGTGVHGKSTDSLSETGCKQAELVAQRFLTIPVELIISSTLERTKETAAIINAHLKKPIEFSDLIVERKYPEIILSKAKNDPETIKLIFAMEKSYDTPDTRYADAESFNDLKSRARRFLDEVLKRKEEKILVVTHGMFMRFLITYMMFGESITPREFIKSRDFLRTKFTGITICRYEANPKPYGTPGWKLETWNDHAHLS from the coding sequence ATGCAACTGTATCTCATGCGTCACGGAGAAACTACATCGAACGGTACGGGTGTTCACGGCAAGTCGACTGACAGCCTTTCTGAGACCGGATGCAAGCAAGCAGAGCTTGTCGCACAGCGATTTCTAACTATTCCCGTCGAGCTTATTATTTCAAGCACACTCGAGCGGACTAAAGAAACAGCGGCAATCATCAATGCGCATTTGAAAAAACCGATCGAATTTTCAGACTTGATCGTTGAGCGAAAATATCCTGAAATAATTTTATCAAAAGCTAAAAATGATCCTGAAACAATTAAACTTATTTTCGCCATGGAGAAATCGTATGATACACCGGACACTCGCTATGCCGACGCCGAGAGTTTTAATGACTTAAAGAGCCGCGCGAGAAGATTTCTTGACGAAGTGTTAAAGAGAAAAGAGGAAAAAATTTTGGTTGTAACACACGGTATGTTTATGCGCTTTCTTATTACCTATATGATGTTTGGGGAATCCATCACTCCCCGTGAGTTTATCAAGTCGCGTGATTTTCTTCGGACAAAATTTACCGGCATCACAATTTGCAGATACGAAGCGAATCCAAAACCCTACGGCACTCCGGGCTGGAAACTCGAAACGTGGAATGACCACGCCCATTTGAGCTAA